In the Populus trichocarpa isolate Nisqually-1 chromosome 1, P.trichocarpa_v4.1, whole genome shotgun sequence genome, one interval contains:
- the LOC18094233 gene encoding wall-associated receptor kinase-like 9 codes for MAVLGAATGLLLLLVGIWRLYKLVKKRKNIKLKKNFKRNGGLLLQQQLSSSDGSIQKTKMFTSKELEKATDRFNDNRILGQGGQGTVYKGMLADGMIVAVKKSKIVDEEKLEEFINEVVILSQLNHRNVVKLLGCCLETEVPLLVHEFIPNGNLFEYIHDQKEEFQFSWEMRLRIATEVARALSYLHSAASIPVYHRDIKSTNIMLDEKFRAKVSDFGTSRSIAIDQTHLTTHVQGTFGYLDPEYFQSSQFTGKSDVYSFGVVLAELLSGQKPISYERPEDRRSLATHFILLMEENKIFDILDERLMGQDREEEVIAVANLARSCLNLNGRKRPTMREVAIELEQIRLSKGALHAQQSSKEL; via the coding sequence ATGGCAGTTCTAGGTGCGGCCACTGGATTGTTGTTGCTGCTTGTTGGTATTTGGCGGTTatataaacttgtaaaaaaaaggaagaacatTAAACTGAAGAAGAACTTCAAACGAAATGGTGGTTTATTGCTGCAGCAACAATTATCATCAAGCGATGGAAGCatacagaaaacaaaaatgtttaCTTCCAAGGAGTTGGAAAAGGCAACTGATCGTTTTAATGATAATAGAATACTTGGTCAAGGTGGCCAAGGAACTGTTTATAAAGGAATGCTAGCAGATGGAATGATCGTTGCtgttaaaaaatccaaaatagtGGATGAAGAAAAGTTGGAAGAATTTATCAATGAGGTCGTCATCCTTTCACAACTCAATCATAGAAATGTGGTCAAGTTGCTAGGTTGTTGTTTAGAGACGGAGGTTCCTCTGCTAGTCCATGAATTCATTCCCAATGGAAATCTCTTTGAGTATATTCATGACCAGAAGGAGGAGTTCCAGTTTTCATGGGAAATGCGACTAAGGATTGCTACTGAAGTTGCTAGGGCACTTTCTTATCTTCATTCCGCAGCCTCCATTCCGGTTTATCACCGTGATATCAAGTCTACAAATATAATGTTAGATGAGAAGTTCAGAGCAAAAGTATCAGATTTCGGAACTTCAAGATCAATCGCCATTGATCAAACTCATCTAACCACTCATGTTCAAGGCACTTTTGGATACTTGGACCCAGAGTACTTCCAGTCTAGCCAATTTACCGGAAAAAGTGACGTCTACAGTTTTGGTGTTGTTCTTGCAGAGCTCTTGAGTGGGCAAAAACCAATTTCTTATGAAAGGCCGGAGGACAGGAGAAGCTTAGCCactcattttattcttttgatggaAGAGAACAAGATATTTGATATTCTTGATGAACGCCTTATGGGGCAGGACCGTGAAGAAGAAGTTATCGCAGTCGCTAATCTTGCAAGAAGTTGCTTGAACTTGAATGGAAGGAAACGACCAACAATGAGAGAAGTCGCGATAGAGTTAGAGCAGATTCGGCTGTCAAAAGGAGCTCTTCATGCACAACAAAGTAGTAAAGAACTTTAA